The Musa acuminata AAA Group cultivar baxijiao chromosome BXJ2-2, Cavendish_Baxijiao_AAA, whole genome shotgun sequence genome has a segment encoding these proteins:
- the LOC103975677 gene encoding uncharacterized protein LOC103975677, whose amino-acid sequence MASKVGRLLVSAASLLLLLLVAPLAAATDVDYCKKGADYPVTVSGIEIFPYPIARGMPATFNISASTGDEISEGKLIIDVKYFGFHVHQETHDLCQETSCPVSTGDFVLSHQQTLPSFTPPGSYTLTMKLTGEQGKQLTCIVFDFSIGFASVADS is encoded by the exons ATGGCGTCGAAGGTCGGCCGTCTCCTCGTCTCCGCCGcctcgctcctcctcctcctcctcgtcgcgcCGCTAGCCGCCGCCACCGACGTTGATTACTGCA AAAAGGGAGCTGACTATCCAGTGACGGTCAGTGGAATTGAAATCTTTCCTTATCCAATTGCTCGGGGCATGCCAGCGACATTCAATATCTCAGCAAGCACTG GAGATGAAATATCAGAAGGAAAGTTGATAATTGATGTCAAGTATTTTGGATTTCATGTTCACCAAGAAACTCATGATCTTTGCCAGGAGACATCGTGCCCAGTCTCAACTGGTGACTTTGTACTATCTCATCAGCAGACTCTACCATCATTTACGCCACCA GGTTCATACACACTTACAATGAAGCTGACTGGAGAGCAAGGAAAACAACTGACATGCATCGTTTTCGATTTCAGCATTGGATTTGCATCTGTGGCTGATAGCTGA